A stretch of DNA from Acidobacteriota bacterium:
CGTGTCGAGCGTAACGCATTTCTTCGCCATCGTCGCTACGTCCGCCCCGTCAAAGGGCTCTGCCCTCTTTTGCTGCTCCGCGGGCCGCGAATTGGCCTTTGCCGGTTCTTTCTCCGGCGGCGTCTGCGAGCTTGCGGCAAGAGAAAGTGCAGCGGTCAGCATCAAAAGTTGGATCATCCTCATGGATAACGATTTTCCGCCAAAACCGAATCGGGTGTAAAGTGTATCGAACGCCATATTTGCCGTCGTAGGAGTTAACAATGATAAATCGCCGCCTGACCTTCTCGGTCTTTCTTCTTTTAGTTGCGTTTTCGCTTTCGGGTTTTGCCCAGCGTGATCTTGGCGCTCGGCCGACAGAGACGGGCGGGCCGCTGCTCGCCGAGCAGGCCGTCTTTGACGTCCTGACCTACGATGTCTCATTGCGGATCGACCCCAAGAACAAGTGGATCACCGGCACATCGGTTATGACCGCAAAGATGGTCAAGCCTGCGACCGAGATCATTCTGCATCTTGACGACGCGATGAAGATCGACCGTATCTTTGGCGAGTCCAGTGAGCGCGACCGCCAGGGCGGGCTGCGTTATGAGCACAAGGACGGCAAGATACGCATCACTTTTCCGGCGGCAAAGCGTGCCGGCGAGGCATTTGAGACCATCATCACCTATTCCGGCCGCCCGAGGGTCGCTCCAAATCCGCCATGGGTCGGCGGCTTTATGTGGGAGAAAACGCCGAGCGGTGCCGACTGGGTCTCGGTCGCATTGCAGAACGACGGAGCCGATCTCTATTTTCCGATAAAAGATCATCCATCTGACAAGGCCGACCAGGTCGCGATGCGGATCACCGTTCCCGACCCGCTCGTCGTCGCCGGCCCCGGAAAGCTGAAGGAAACGGTGAAGAACGACGATGGCACCACGACCTACTACTGGCTAATGACGAACCCGATCCCGAACTACTCGATCGTCTTCAACGCCGCTCCGTATCGCGTTATCAAAGACTCGATGCCAAGCGTTGCCGGCGGCACCATCCCGATCGAGTTTTACATTTTGCCCGAGAGCTACGACAAGGGTGCAAAGCTCATCGCGGAGACGAAAAAGTACGTCGAGTTTTACGAGAAGTATCTCGGGCCGTATCCTTTCCGCTCGCAGAAGCTTGGCACGGCCGAAACGCCGCACCTCGGCATGGAGCATTCGACGATGCTCGCCTACGGCAACAAGTTTCAAACCAACGAGCACGGTTTCGATTGGCTTCAGCTCCACGAGCTCGGCCACGAATGGTGGGCAAATCTCGTCACAGCCCGCGACTGGAAAGACTTTTGGATACACGAAGGGTTTCAGTCCTTTATGGACTCGCTCTACCTCGAGCACATCGGCAAAAAGGACGCCTATTTTGCATCGATGAAAGGCCGGGCACGACGGACGCGGAATATTCAGCCGGTCGCACCCCGCGAAGCGAAGTTTGCCTATGAGGTTTATCTCGCCGGACCGGATTATATTCAGAGCGACGGCGACATTTATGGTAAGGGAGCCGTCGTCCTCCACACGCTTCGTTACCTGATCGGCGACGACGCCTTCTTCCGCTCGCTTCGCAAGATGGCATACCCGACGCCCGCGATGGAGCGGATGACCGATGGCCGGCAAACTCGGCTTGTCGATACTGACGATTTTCTGAAGATCGCGGAAAAGGAATCCGGGATGAAGCTCGACTGGTTCTTTGAGGTCTATCTCCGCCAGCCGAAACTGCCGAGACTGGTTGGCGATATCTCCGGCGGCCCGCTACGAGAAACACTTTCGCTCAGCTGGGAAACCCCTAATAACCTGCCGTTTTCAATGCCTGTTGAGGTCGAGATCAACGGCAAGATCCAGCGTGTCGAGATGAAGAATGGCCGTGGTTCTGTTCGGGTTGGCGGTGCAAAATACAACCTGGATCCGAAAGGCTGGATCTTAAAAGCCGAATGACGAAACGGCCGGTCAGGGTATTTCCTGGCCGGTCTCGCTCTCGCACCATTCTTTCGTGACGCGGTGGCGATAGTCGAACATCTTCTTGATCCGCGGCAGGATGAAAAGCGGGGCCGCGAGATCGCCGATTATGCTCATCGGCGGCTCAAACTCTATCTCGTCGCGAAGCACGGCACCGTCCTCGTGCGGCTCGATGATGTGCCGATGCCGCCATTTGGCGAATGGCCCCGAGATCTGCACGTCCTCGAACATTCTCGGCGGGTCGTAAGCCGTATGCTCGGCCACCCAACGCGACGGGATGAGCCCAAAGATCTTTTGCTCAAGTATCGCCCGCGAACCGATCTCTGAGATATCCGCCTTCTGAACGATCTTCGCGTCTTCCCACGGCGGCACCAGCCGCTCAAAGGCATCGGGCAGTTCATGAAACGAAAAGACCCGCTCCGGCATCGCTTTTATAACGGTCTCTTTTTCAAATCGCATTACTCAATTTAACCTATGGTTTTGCAGTTTCGGTAAGCCGGAGCTTTATCGGCTCAAAACGCGACCATTCGCCTTGGCCGGTGCACATGCTGTAGATCCTGTCCGCCGGTACCGCGATCTTTTGCTCGGCGCCTTCGCGGCTAAATCTGATCTCGAATTTTCGTGTTACCCAGCGGTGCTCGAAATCAGGCTCGTTTTTCAAACTACATGACCGCTCACTTTGGCCGAGGACGACTGCATAGAACCCAAAGGTGTTAAATGCACAGTTCTCGCAGTAGCGGCTGAAGGAATCAAATCCCTGTCGCGAGTACCGTTGCTGAAAGGCGTCCGACGGAGCGAGAAATGAACGCGAGAGCAGGCCTTTTGTGTACTGGCAAGAATCGGCCTCGGGGTTGTCGATCTCCTGCAGCGTCAGTTCGGCCGCAGAGCCGAACATTGGCCTACCGTCAGCATCGGTGAGCTCTACTACGACCATATTGCCGCCGTCGAACGGGCAGTGCTGGGCAACGGCTTCATCAGCAAAAAGCAGCATCCCAGCGGTGATGCTTAAGAATAGAGCGACCCTAGATATTCGTTTCATAATGTTCAATCGTTGTCCTCGGCCAGTTTTCCGGATCCTATACCTTTATTAAGCAAACGCCAGACCTTTTCGATGTGCCGTTCTTCGACGCGAATGCTGCCGATCGAGACGCGAAGTGCGATCTTTCCATCGAGCTTTGTGTGCGAGATATAAGCTTCGCCCGATGCGTTGATGTCGTTCATCAGCCGTTCGTTGAAGGCGTCGAGGTCCTCAACGCCCGGCGGGCAAGCCCTGAAACACACAAGTGCAAAAGTGACCGGTGCGAGAAGCTCGAAGTCGCCGCTTTCCTCTATCCACGAAGCAAAAAGCTCGGCAAGCCGGCAGTGCTCGCGAATGCGGGCCTCGATGCCCCGGTGGCCGAAGTACCGCAGCACGAACCAGAGTTTCAGCGAGCGGAACCGGCGGCCAAGCTGGATGCCGTAGTCCATCCCGTTCTTCACCGTCGTCTGCTCGCTGGTCCGGAGATATTCGGGCACGAGCGAAAACGCGGCCTTGAGCGATGCCATATCGCGGCAATAGAACGCCGAGAGGTCAAAGGGCGTAAAGAGCCATTTGTGCGGGTTCAGCACGATCGAATCGGCACGCTCCCAGCCCGCAAAGAAATGCCGCTTCTCTTCGAGCACCGCCGCCGGCCCGGCATAGGCCGCATCTACGTGCATCCAAAGCCCAAACTCCTCTGCGATGTCGGCGATCTCACCGACCGGATCGACGCTCGTGGATGAAGTCGTCCCGATCGTCGGTATCACGCAGATCGGCCGATGGCCCGCGGCGATGTCTTCCTCGATCGCTCGCCGAAGTTCATCTGCCCGCATCTCGAACCGCTCATTGCACCCGATCCGTCTCAGGCTTCGCGTCCCGAGCCCGAGTGCGATGCATGCCTTATCTATTGAGGAATGGACATGCTCGCTCGCGTAAACGCACAGTAGCGGCAGGTCCGGCCGGCCGCTCATCCCGAGCTCGCGGATGTTGAGCCCGGCCCGCTCGCGTGCGGCGGCGATCGCGTGCATTGTTGAGACCGAAGCCGTGTCGTAAATGATGCCCTCAAATTCCGCGGGCAGCCCGAGCATTTGCCGAAGCCAGCCAAGCGTTACGTCCTCAAGTTCCGTCGAGGCCGGAGCCGTCCGCCAGAGCATCGACTTCATATCAAACGCTGCCGAAAGCGCTTCGCCGAGAATGCCCGGGCCCGAGGACGATGTTGAAAAAAGGCCGTGGAAGTTCGGGTGGTTCCAATTCGTGACCGCCGGAAGTATCAGCTTCTCGACATCTGCGATGATCGCCTCAAAGCTCTCGCCCGCCTCGGGTGCTTCTGTAGGAAGCTCGTCTGCCAAGCGGCCGGGCTCGGTACGGGCAAGCACCGGGAGCTGTTCGAGCTGGTCGAAATAGTCGTTGATAAAGTCAATGACGCGTCCGCCCGCCGCAAGAAATTCATCCGCCGGCATATCGCCGAGTAAGTTGTGCTTGCTCTCGCTCATGATAAGTCGCTCGATCGGTCTGGAAACTTCGATGTTAAATCTTCGCTTGTAAATCAGAAAAGCCGATTATACAATGCAACGAACAAAACCTGACCCCAAATGGCGGCGTATCAAACCGCAGCGACATAAATCGAAAATCTAATTCTGTTGATCCTTGAGGTGAAAATGGTTCACAAAGTCTCGAAACTTGCACTCTACCTTTTTGCAGTTGTTGTTTTTCCTATCATTGGCTTTGCCCAAGAGGCAGAACCCAGGCGTTGCTGGGATGTTCCACCGCCCGCAAACCAACAAGCCCTGGGCATTGATGAACGGATCGATCAGGCGTTTCGTCCCGTAGCCAATTGTTGGGAAGCAACCGTTTTTTACGAGGCTCCGTTACCTACTCCCTTTAATCTTCCGATCGTTCTATACCTCTTGATCGGCGGCGCTTTGTTTTTCACCTTAACGTTCGGCTTTGTGAACATTCGCAGATTCCCGCTGGCTCTCAATGTCGTCCGCGGTAAATACGACGACATCGAGATGGCCGGCGATGCTGAACACAAGGAACCGCACATCGAGAAATCAGAGATCCTAACCGTCGATGGCGACATTCCGGAGACCATCAAGGACGAAGGCCACCACGGCGAGGTAAATCACTTCCAGGCCCTTGCCACGGCCGTCTCGGGTACCGTTGGCCTCGGCAACATCGCCGGAGTCGCGATCGCCGTCGGCATCGGCGGCCCGGGAGCAACCTTCTGGATGATCATCGCCGGTCTTTTGGGAATGTCCTCGAAATTCGTCGAGTGTACGCTCGGCGTAAAATATCGCGACATCGACAAGGACGGCACCGTCCACGGCGGCCCGATGTATTACCTCTCTCGCGGGCTTTCGGAGAAGGGCCTTGGCGGGCTCGGCAAGGTGCTTGCCATTATCTTTGCGATCTTCTGCGTCGGTGGATCGTTCGGCGGCGGAAACGCATTCCAGGCAAATCAAGCGACAACCCAGCTGACAACTATTCTCGGCCTTGAGGGCGGTGCGACCCGGACCGTGATCGGCATTATCATGGCCATTCTTGTCGCGGTCGTCATCATCGGCGGCATCAAACGCATCGCCAAGGTGACCGACAAGCTTGTCCCGCTGATGGCGATAATCTATATCCTCGCCTCGCTGGTCATTATACTCGCCCATTTCTCTGAGATACCGGCAGCGATCGGCGTGATCATCTCGGGCGCGTTCACGCCCGAAGCAGGCGTCGGAGGTATTGCAGGCGTTATCATTCAGGGCTTCCGGCGTGCAGCGTTCTCGAACGAGGCAGGAGCCGGCTCGGCCGCTATCGCTCACTCGGCCGTTCGGACAAAATACCCGGCCAGCGAAGGCCTCGTCGCACTTCTCGAGCCCTTCATCGACACGGTCGTTATCTGTACAATGACCGCGATCGTCATCGTTCTCTTTAATATGGACGGCTATTTCCAGTACGGCGGAACCAGCGTAATGATCGGCGGACAGGCCGTTGACGGCGTTGACCTTACAGCCCGGGCCTACAATGACGTACTGCCCGGCTTTAACGCCGTGCTGACGGTAGCGATCGTCCTCTTCGCGTTCTCGACGATGATCTCCTGGTCGTACTATGGCCTTCAATCGTGGAAATACCTGTTCGGGCGTTCGGCCGCTGCCGACCTTTCGTTCAAGGTGCTCTTCTGCATCTTTGTGGTCATCGGTGCGGCAGCCTCGCTTGGCTCGGTCCTCGCGTTCTCCGACGCGATGATCCTGGCGATGGTCTTCCCGAACATGATCGGGCTTCTGCTCCTCTTCCCGCGTGTGCGTGAAGAACTGAACCGATACCTGAAGGCGATCGGAAAGTCGTCGTAGTAAGTTCGTTAAGTCAGAACAAGAGGCCATCTCATTTCGTGTGAGGTGGCCTCTTTCGCAAAAGGAATGTCGGACGAACCCACAGCAAATACTCGAAGGACACTTTGGCGGTGGTTGGTAACTATCGCTTCCGGCCTCGTGGTCTATGCCTTTCCGCCGCCGGAGGGAATTGCGCCCGAGGCCTGGACGCTTTTCGCCGTCTTTATCGCGACCATCGTCGGCTCGATAGTTCAGCCGCTGACAGGAAGCGCAATGGTCCTGCTCGGCGTGATCGCGACCGTTCTATTTGGTGCCCTGAAGCCCACCGATGCGTTAAAGGGTTATGCCGAGCCGGTCGTCTGGCTTGTGCTTTCGGCCTTTTTTCTCTCGGTCGGGATGATAAAAACCGGGCTCGGCCGCCGCATCGCACTTCTTTTCATCAGGCTCATGGGCCGCCGCACCGTCGGACTCAGCTACGCACTGATCGGCACCGACTTCGTCCTCGCCTCGATGATCCCTTCAAACGCCGCCCGCAATGGCGGTGTGATCTTGCCGATCGCCCGAAGCATTTGCGAGACGTACGATTCAAGGCCCGAGGATGGCACTGCCGGCCGGCTCGGCACATACCTGATGTCGCTGCTCTATCAGGCGGACGTCATCATCTGCGCGACCTTCATCACCGGCCAGGCCTCGAACATCATCATCGCCGACCTGGTCCAGAAGAATGCCGGTATTCAGATCGGCTATCTCGGATGGTTCGCCGCCGCGATCGTGCCGGCCATTCTCTCGCTCATTGCGGTGCCTTATCTGGTCTCTCGGATGTCGCCGCCGGAGATCAAGGAAACCCCTGAGGCGGAGCGTTTCGCCCGAGAAGAGCTGGACAAGCTCGGCAAGGTCAAACGCGGCGAATGGCTGATGCTTGCCGTCCTCGTCGGCGTGGTCGTGATGTGGACGACAAAGGACCATCTTCACAGCATTGACACCGCTATTGTGGCGATGGCCGGCATCTGCGGCCTGCTTATCGCGAAGGTCATCGATTGGAAGGACCTAATGGGCGAGCACAACGCCTGGTCCGTCTTTATCTGGTACGGCGGGTTGGTTAACATGGCCGCACAACTCAGCAACACCGGCCTGACGAAGGTCTTTGCCGAGTCAATGGGCGGCTACACTTCCGGAATGACCTGGGTCGCGGCCCTTGCATTGCTCGCCCTTGTTTATTTCTATACGCACTATCTTTTTGCTTCGATAACGGCCCACGTCCTCGCGATGTTCGTCCCGTTCGTCGCGGTTACGCTCACCGTTGGTGCCCCTGCCGGGCTTGCCGTGTTGCTGCTCGCCTATTTCTCGAACCTCAACGCCGGTCTAACGCATTACGGAACGACACCCGCACCGATCTACTTCGGCACCGGGTATGTCTCGCTGCAAACCTGGTGGAAGATCGGCTTCGTCGCTTCGGTGGTCAACATCATTATCTGGGGAACGGTCGGAGTCGCCTGGTGGAAGCTTCTCGGCTGGTGGTAGAAAAAAGAGGCCGGGAAGATATCCCGGCCCCGCGTCATTGAGCTAAGCTCCCAACTAGTTAGTCGGGATGTTGAGCGGCATCTGCGGCATGCCCGTTGGAGGGGCTGTCGCCGCATCGGCGGCATCGATCTTGGAGATGGCATCTTCGTAAATTACGATGCGGCCCGCTTCGTCCATCTTCCGCCGAGTCGCGGCAAGATATTCCGAGAACAATTCGCCACGCTTGCGTGTAAGCATCTGCTCGGTCAGCGTATCCCGCTGCTTCGCAAATTCTTCCATATTCGCCTCTTCCCGGCTCTTTACACCGACGATGTAATAATTCTCACCGATCTTTATCGGCTCTTTCGTCACCTCGCCCGCCCGCAGGCCGTAGATGGCGTCCTCAAGCTGTTCGCTGGTCGAAGCCGCGGGACCATCGCCAAGCGGCGAACCGAGGATGAAGCTCTTGCTTTCTTGAGCTGTCAGGTTCTGGCCCGAGGCCGCGGCCGCAAGGCCATCGGCAGAGTTTGCTCCGCCGGCGATCTGCTTTGCGATGTTCTCGATCTGCTCGCGGGCCTTTTCAAGCTTTACCACATCGACGAGCTTGCTGCGGACCTCTTCGAACTCTGCATCCCGCGGCTCTTTCTTTTCGACCAGAAGCGGGATGGCAAAGCCCTCCGGGACAGGTATTGCGTCACCGACGTCGTTCGCGTTCTGCAGCCCGGCAATGCCTTCCTCAAACTGCGGCGAAACGCCGACCGTGTCCACGTTGTCGCCCGGAACTATGAACGGTGTTTCGCGGACCATATCAGCCGCGTTCATGTT
This window harbors:
- a CDS encoding alanine:cation symporter family protein; this translates as MVHKVSKLALYLFAVVVFPIIGFAQEAEPRRCWDVPPPANQQALGIDERIDQAFRPVANCWEATVFYEAPLPTPFNLPIVLYLLIGGALFFTLTFGFVNIRRFPLALNVVRGKYDDIEMAGDAEHKEPHIEKSEILTVDGDIPETIKDEGHHGEVNHFQALATAVSGTVGLGNIAGVAIAVGIGGPGATFWMIIAGLLGMSSKFVECTLGVKYRDIDKDGTVHGGPMYYLSRGLSEKGLGGLGKVLAIIFAIFCVGGSFGGGNAFQANQATTQLTTILGLEGGATRTVIGIIMAILVAVVIIGGIKRIAKVTDKLVPLMAIIYILASLVIILAHFSEIPAAIGVIISGAFTPEAGVGGIAGVIIQGFRRAAFSNEAGAGSAAIAHSAVRTKYPASEGLVALLEPFIDTVVICTMTAIVIVLFNMDGYFQYGGTSVMIGGQAVDGVDLTARAYNDVLPGFNAVLTVAIVLFAFSTMISWSYYGLQSWKYLFGRSAAADLSFKVLFCIFVVIGAAASLGSVLAFSDAMILAMVFPNMIGLLLLFPRVREELNRYLKAIGKSS
- a CDS encoding amino acid decarboxylase, which encodes MSESKHNLLGDMPADEFLAAGGRVIDFINDYFDQLEQLPVLARTEPGRLADELPTEAPEAGESFEAIIADVEKLILPAVTNWNHPNFHGLFSTSSSGPGILGEALSAAFDMKSMLWRTAPASTELEDVTLGWLRQMLGLPAEFEGIIYDTASVSTMHAIAAARERAGLNIRELGMSGRPDLPLLCVYASEHVHSSIDKACIALGLGTRSLRRIGCNERFEMRADELRRAIEEDIAAGHRPICVIPTIGTTSSTSVDPVGEIADIAEEFGLWMHVDAAYAGPAAVLEEKRHFFAGWERADSIVLNPHKWLFTPFDLSAFYCRDMASLKAAFSLVPEYLRTSEQTTVKNGMDYGIQLGRRFRSLKLWFVLRYFGHRGIEARIREHCRLAELFASWIEESGDFELLAPVTFALVCFRACPPGVEDLDAFNERLMNDINASGEAYISHTKLDGKIALRVSIGSIRVEERHIEKVWRLLNKGIGSGKLAEDND
- a CDS encoding DASS family sodium-coupled anion symporter, whose protein sequence is MSDEPTANTRRTLWRWLVTIASGLVVYAFPPPEGIAPEAWTLFAVFIATIVGSIVQPLTGSAMVLLGVIATVLFGALKPTDALKGYAEPVVWLVLSAFFLSVGMIKTGLGRRIALLFIRLMGRRTVGLSYALIGTDFVLASMIPSNAARNGGVILPIARSICETYDSRPEDGTAGRLGTYLMSLLYQADVIICATFITGQASNIIIADLVQKNAGIQIGYLGWFAAAIVPAILSLIAVPYLVSRMSPPEIKETPEAERFAREELDKLGKVKRGEWLMLAVLVGVVVMWTTKDHLHSIDTAIVAMAGICGLLIAKVIDWKDLMGEHNAWSVFIWYGGLVNMAAQLSNTGLTKVFAESMGGYTSGMTWVAALALLALVYFYTHYLFASITAHVLAMFVPFVAVTLTVGAPAGLAVLLLAYFSNLNAGLTHYGTTPAPIYFGTGYVSLQTWWKIGFVASVVNIIIWGTVGVAWWKLLGWW
- a CDS encoding M1 family metallopeptidase, which encodes MINRRLTFSVFLLLVAFSLSGFAQRDLGARPTETGGPLLAEQAVFDVLTYDVSLRIDPKNKWITGTSVMTAKMVKPATEIILHLDDAMKIDRIFGESSERDRQGGLRYEHKDGKIRITFPAAKRAGEAFETIITYSGRPRVAPNPPWVGGFMWEKTPSGADWVSVALQNDGADLYFPIKDHPSDKADQVAMRITVPDPLVVAGPGKLKETVKNDDGTTTYYWLMTNPIPNYSIVFNAAPYRVIKDSMPSVAGGTIPIEFYILPESYDKGAKLIAETKKYVEFYEKYLGPYPFRSQKLGTAETPHLGMEHSTMLAYGNKFQTNEHGFDWLQLHELGHEWWANLVTARDWKDFWIHEGFQSFMDSLYLEHIGKKDAYFASMKGRARRTRNIQPVAPREAKFAYEVYLAGPDYIQSDGDIYGKGAVVLHTLRYLIGDDAFFRSLRKMAYPTPAMERMTDGRQTRLVDTDDFLKIAEKESGMKLDWFFEVYLRQPKLPRLVGDISGGPLRETLSLSWETPNNLPFSMPVEVEINGKIQRVEMKNGRGSVRVGGAKYNLDPKGWILKAE
- a CDS encoding SRPBCC family protein, yielding MRFEKETVIKAMPERVFSFHELPDAFERLVPPWEDAKIVQKADISEIGSRAILEQKIFGLIPSRWVAEHTAYDPPRMFEDVQISGPFAKWRHRHIIEPHEDGAVLRDEIEFEPPMSIIGDLAAPLFILPRIKKMFDYRHRVTKEWCESETGQEIP